The following are encoded in a window of Pygocentrus nattereri isolate fPygNat1 chromosome 5, fPygNat1.pri, whole genome shotgun sequence genomic DNA:
- the dnph1 gene encoding 2'-deoxynucleoside 5'-phosphate N-hydrolase 1, with protein MHIYFCGSIRGGRQDVEVYQRIVKKLQTYGKVLTEHVSHAEVSEKGEDAVLDGDKAIHDRDVEWLASSDVIVAEVTQPSLGVGYELGRAVAMNKRILCLFRPSSGRVLSAMIRGADCRTESSVFKVLDYTEEEVEVILEKYFGELTKN; from the exons ATGCACATCTACTTCTGTGGCAGCATCCGCGGAGGGAGGCAGGACGTGGAGGTTTATCAGAGGATTGTGAAGAAATTGCAGACTTATGGGAAAGTTTTGACAGAGCACGTGAGCCACGCTGAGGTCTCTGAGAAAG GTGAGGATGCTGTGCTGGACGGAGACAAGGCTATCCATGACCGAGATGTGGAGTGGCTGGCTTCGTCTGATG TCATTGTGGCTGAGGTGACGCAGCCGTCTTTGGGGGTAGGTTATGAACTCGGTCGAGCCGTAGCCATGAACAAGAGGATTCTGTGTCTGTTCCGACCCTCATCTGGCAGAG TGCTGTCTGCCATGATACGGGGGGCTGACTGCAGGACAGAAAGCTCTGTTTTTAAAGTACTGGATTACACAGAAGAGGAGGTCGAAGTTATCCTGGAGAAATACTTTGGTGAACTCACCAAAAACTAA
- the mea1 gene encoding male-enhanced antigen 1 — protein MEVGRARDMGPERVLPSSEEDLVQDRTSDTAVAEEWSGEDMEEEDGGAGDDDEDSGGYYYQPLNQDPDSLGSSQMEQAEEGTHAEQLQEVQDRIEAMGLFLPQPPPPDSDEEEDPEGAAARRSHASIPMDPDHVELVKRTMEAVNLPSLGIPAWAREISDDQWKDMVQKTLQSRQSSASLILERK, from the exons ATGGAAGTGGGGAGGGCTCGAGACATGGGTCCAGAAAGAGTGTTACCGAGTTCTGAGGAGGATCTGGTGCAGGACCGAACCTCAGACACGGCCGTGGCAGAGGAGTGGAGCGGTGAGGATATGGAGGAGGAGGACGGAGGAGCCGGGGACGATGATGAAGACAGTGGGGGATATTATTACCAACCATTGAACCAGGATCCAGACAGCCTGGGCAGCTCGCAAATGGAGCAAGCTGAGGAGGGAACACATGCAGAGCAGCTGCAGGAGGTCCAGGACAGAATAGAg GCCATGGGTTTGTTCCTGCCTCAGCCACCACCTCCAGACAGCGATGAGGAGGAGGACCCTGAGGGAGCTGCTGCACGACGGAGCCATGCATCTATTCCTATGGATCCAG ACCATGTGGAGCTTGTAAAGAGAACCATGGAAGCGGTGAACTTGCCGTCACTGGGTATCCCTGCCTGGGCACGGGAGATTTCCGATGACCAATGGAAGGACATGGTCCAAAAGACACTTCAGTCCCGGCAGAGCTCTGCAAGTCTCATACTGGAACGCAAGTGA